One genomic window of Corticium candelabrum chromosome 21, ooCorCand1.1, whole genome shotgun sequence includes the following:
- the LOC134196386 gene encoding acid ceramidase-like, whose protein sequence is MMRVILWLLFRVACIAALTLPPMPPDMPVKVINLDLSPRMRWQGVIKELVTTYGFEYTYGPAIEYITSNFGKEVLDLLDEVSRDLEGVLIPEYVEELRGCADAARELGYGTLLPLETIITINLLYEFSNFCTSIVTEDGQGQIWHSRNMDWSFGKESLKNISIIADFQKGGVTQYKTITWAGYVGAISGMRPDGFSITIDERFTSDILAIIQSFERLLHHKGVSVGFLSRDVLDNNRTYEAAVKTLAYTPLTTSVYYIVGGTEHNEGCVITRKEEHVEVWEMPNGPQPWFIIETNYDHRYTPPYPDDRRKLAIEAIEAVGRANINATTLFHVMETPGRDGIRGVLNGETQYTVVMSAVQGYFRGYYWK, encoded by the coding sequence ATGATGCGTGTAATCCTCTGGTTACTGTTTCGTGTGGCCTGCATAGCCGCTCTCACGTTACCTCCCATGCCTCCTGACATGCCAGTCAAGGTCATCAACCTAGACCTGAGTCCCCGGATGAGATGGCAAGGCGTTATCAAAGAGCTGGTGACAACGTACGGATTCGAGTATACGTACGGACCGGCCATTGAGTACATCACATCAAATTTCGGTAAAGAAGTCCTCGACCTACTCGACGaagtgtcacgtgacctggAAGGCGTCCTAATTCCCGAGTATGTCGAAGAGCTGCGTGGGTGTGCCGATGCCGCAAGGGAACTGGGATACGGGACACTGCTGCCCTTGGAAACCATAATTACGATCAATCTTCTCTACGAGTTCTCAAACTTCTGCACGAGCATCGTGACCGAGGACGGTCAAGGTCAGATTTGGCACTCGAGGAACATGGACTGGTCGTTTGGGAAGGAATCTCTGAAGAACATTAGTATAATCGCCGACTTTCAAAAGGGAGGTGTGACGCAGTACAAGACGATCACGTGGGCGGGGTACGTCGGGGCCATATCGGGTATGAGACCCGACGGTTTCTCGATCACGATTGACGAACGATTCACGTCTGACATCCTAGCAATCATCCAATCGTTCGAACGCTTGCTGCATCACAAGGGCGTCTCAGTTGGATTtctgtcacgtgacgtgttgGATAACAACAGGACGTATGAAGCCGCTGTCAAAACGCTTGCATACACGCCACTCACGACCTCCGTGTATTACATAGTCGGTGGCACCGAGCACAACGAAGGTTGCGTGATAACCCGGAAAGAAGAGCATGTAGAAGTGTGGGAGATGCCGAATGGACCTCAACCATGGTTCATTATCGAGACGAATTATGATCACAGATACACACCACCGTATCCCGATGATCGAAGAAAACTGGCAATCGAGGCGATCGAGGCGGTCGGCCGAGCCAATATCAATGCCACGACTTTGTTCCACGTCATGGAAACGCCAGGAAGGGATGGAATACGAGGCGTCTTGAATGGGGAAACTCAATATACTGTTGTTATGAGCGCTGTCCAGGGCTACTTCCGTGGTTACTATTGGAAATAA